The Bacillota bacterium genome has a window encoding:
- the rny gene encoding ribonuclease Y: protein MLSPFKGIGGGESINVIGIGVGMIFLFIAGIAIGYFLRKLSAEAKIASAETAAKKIVEEAERAAEARIREATLEAKEESHKIRAELDREIRDRRIELQRIERRLLQKEEQLDRKSDAIEKKEESINRRSQELDRSRQELDELLARQRAELERISGLSSEQARELLLKEIENEVRHEAAMMIREIEASAREEADKRAREVISLAIQKSAAEQVAEATASVVALPNDEMKGRIIGREGRNIRTLETLTGIDVIIDDTPEAVILSGFDPVRREVARIALEKLVSDGRIHPARIEEMVEKAQKEVENTIKEEGERAAVETGVIGLHPELIKLLGRLRYRTSYGQNVLMHSMEVANLASVMAAELGADIALAKRAGLLHDIGKAVDHDVEGPHVQIGAELARKYKESPEVIHAICAHHGDEEPRTVEAVLVQAADAISAARPGARRETLDAYIKRLEKLERIADSFDGVEKAYAIQAGREVRIIVKPEKVDDLGIIRLAKNIVKKVEEDLEYPGQIKVTVIRETRAVDWAK from the coding sequence ATGTTGAGCCCTTTCAAGGGGATTGGAGGTGGAGAGAGTATTAATGTAATTGGGATCGGCGTAGGCATGATTTTTTTGTTCATTGCCGGTATTGCTATCGGTTATTTTCTACGTAAACTTAGCGCCGAGGCGAAGATTGCGTCAGCAGAGACGGCCGCCAAGAAGATAGTTGAAGAGGCGGAAAGGGCTGCTGAGGCGAGGATCCGTGAGGCTACGCTTGAAGCTAAGGAAGAAAGTCACAAGATCAGGGCTGAGCTTGACCGGGAGATTCGGGATAGAAGAATTGAGCTGCAAAGGATCGAGCGGCGGCTTCTGCAGAAGGAGGAACAGCTCGATCGAAAATCGGATGCTATTGAAAAAAAGGAAGAGAGCATCAATCGCAGATCTCAGGAACTTGACCGCTCGCGGCAGGAGCTGGACGAACTCCTTGCCAGGCAGAGGGCCGAATTAGAAAGAATCTCCGGACTTTCCTCTGAGCAGGCCCGAGAGCTCTTGTTGAAGGAGATAGAGAATGAAGTCCGACATGAGGCTGCCATGATGATCAGGGAGATCGAAGCGAGCGCGAGGGAGGAAGCTGATAAGCGCGCTCGAGAGGTGATCTCGCTCGCCATTCAGAAGTCTGCGGCGGAACAAGTGGCTGAGGCTACTGCATCCGTGGTGGCCTTACCGAATGACGAGATGAAGGGCCGAATCATAGGGCGTGAAGGAAGAAATATCCGGACCTTGGAGACATTGACTGGCATAGATGTCATCATCGACGACACCCCTGAAGCTGTAATTCTCTCGGGATTTGATCCTGTGAGAAGAGAGGTCGCCCGTATCGCCCTCGAAAAACTGGTGAGCGACGGCCGGATCCACCCGGCACGGATAGAGGAAATGGTGGAAAAGGCCCAGAAGGAAGTTGAGAATACAATAAAGGAAGAGGGTGAACGGGCCGCGGTCGAAACCGGGGTGATCGGCCTCCATCCTGAACTCATTAAGCTTCTCGGAAGGCTTAGGTACAGGACCAGTTATGGACAGAATGTGCTCATGCATTCTATGGAGGTCGCGAATCTTGCGTCGGTAATGGCTGCCGAGCTGGGCGCGGATATAGCGCTGGCAAAAAGGGCAGGGTTGCTGCATGATATCGGAAAGGCCGTGGACCATGATGTCGAAGGCCCGCATGTGCAGATAGGCGCTGAACTGGCAAGGAAATATAAGGAGAGTCCCGAGGTCATTCATGCTATCTGCGCTCACCACGGAGATGAGGAGCCAAGGACTGTTGAAGCGGTCTTGGTTCAGGCAGCCGATGCTATCTCGGCCGCGAGGCCGGGAGCGCGGCGTGAGACTCTTGATGCTTATATAAAGCGCCTTGAGAAACTTGAGAGAATAGCGGACTCATTTGATGGTGTCGAAAAGGCGTATGCTATTCAAGCGGGTAGAGAAGTAAGAATCATCGTGAAACCCGAGAAGGTTGATGACCTCGGCATCATACGGCTCGCTAAGAATATTGTCAAGAAAGTGGAGGAGGATTTAGAATATCCTGGACAGATCAAGGTCACAGTCATACGAGAAACACGTGCAGTGGACTGGGCAAAGTAA
- the mraZ gene encoding division/cell wall cluster transcriptional repressor MraZ yields MFIGSYQHAIDEKGRVIIPSRFRDELGQHSVVTKGLDQCLFLFPIQEWEKRSQELALLPLSKGDARAYSRLFFAGASECELDKQGRIMIPAHLREYAKLDREVVIIGVSSRIEIWSAPIWDEYSKRAEASYEEIAEHLVSPG; encoded by the coding sequence GTGTTTATAGGATCATACCAACATGCCATAGATGAAAAGGGGCGAGTCATCATTCCCTCTCGCTTTAGGGACGAGCTGGGGCAGCACTCGGTGGTCACCAAAGGCCTCGATCAATGTCTCTTCCTATTTCCCATTCAGGAGTGGGAAAAGAGGAGCCAGGAGCTGGCCTTGCTTCCGCTGTCAAAGGGTGATGCTAGGGCTTACAGCCGTTTGTTCTTCGCAGGCGCTTCGGAGTGTGAGCTGGACAAGCAGGGCAGGATCATGATCCCGGCACACCTGCGAGAATATGCGAAGCTTGATCGGGAAGTGGTTATAATTGGAGTCTCATCAAGGATAGAAATCTGGAGCGCGCCGATCTGGGATGAGTATTCTAAGCGTGCTGAGGCATCCTACGAGGAGATAGCTGAACACCTGGTAAGCCCGGGTTGA
- the thpR gene encoding RNA 2',3'-cyclic phosphodiesterase, with translation MGFVRSFIACGIDQALVPRIREIQDTLKAESDSAGVKWIDPENLHFTLKFLGEIDEGIIANIREGIMGVAESASSFDLAISGLGAFPSVSRPRVIWLGTGNGKEKLRALAREIEEMSASYGIPKEGKVFVPHLTLGRVKSDHGLRGLAETIQRLASVEVGITRVSEICLMRSDLKRSGPVYTVLECVRLTKQGK, from the coding sequence TTGGGATTCGTACGAAGTTTTATTGCTTGTGGCATTGATCAGGCGCTGGTGCCGAGGATCAGGGAGATCCAGGATACTTTGAAGGCCGAGAGCGACAGTGCAGGGGTAAAATGGATCGATCCGGAGAACCTTCACTTTACACTCAAATTCCTCGGGGAGATCGATGAGGGTATTATCGCGAATATCAGGGAAGGGATCATGGGGGTCGCCGAGTCCGCTTCGTCTTTTGATCTGGCCATCTCAGGGCTTGGGGCATTCCCCAGTGTAAGCCGGCCGAGAGTCATATGGCTGGGTACAGGTAATGGTAAGGAAAAACTGAGGGCATTGGCTCGCGAGATTGAAGAGATGTCGGCATCATATGGTATACCGAAAGAAGGGAAGGTCTTTGTCCCTCATCTGACCCTTGGGAGGGTAAAGTCAGACCATGGCCTCCGCGGTCTGGCGGAGACCATTCAACGCCTTGCCAGCGTCGAGGTGGGCATCACCAGGGTGTCCGAAATCTGCCTCATGCGGAGCGATCTCAAGAGGAGCGGGCCTGTCTATACAGTGCTAGAATGCGTTCGGCTTACAAAACAAGGCAAGTGA
- a CDS encoding TIGR00282 family metallophosphoesterase, protein MRILFIGDVIGRPGRRALAKILPRLITEHEIDFVAVNGENAAGGMGLTAETAEEMFKAGVHILTTGNHVWKKKEFTGFLESDPRVLRPANYPPGAPGRGDCVFHLQDGRDVGIINLAGRTFMDPLDSPFRVAGEILERLSPLCRVIVVDFHAEATSEKAAMGWFLDGKVTAVIGTHTHIQTSDERILANGTAYITDVGMTGPRDSIIGFKKELVIERFTSQLPVKFEVAQGPVVLGGVIIDACDETGQAINITRINQVLDD, encoded by the coding sequence GTGAGAATTCTTTTTATAGGCGACGTTATAGGCAGGCCAGGCAGGAGAGCCCTTGCGAAAATCTTGCCGCGACTCATCACAGAACATGAAATAGATTTTGTGGCTGTAAATGGTGAAAATGCGGCAGGAGGAATGGGGCTTACGGCAGAGACGGCGGAGGAAATGTTCAAGGCTGGCGTTCATATACTAACTACCGGGAATCATGTATGGAAGAAGAAGGAGTTCACGGGATTTCTTGAATCAGATCCTAGGGTCCTTCGACCAGCCAATTATCCACCTGGGGCTCCCGGTCGCGGGGACTGCGTATTCCATCTACAGGATGGAAGGGACGTAGGTATCATCAACCTGGCCGGAAGAACTTTTATGGATCCCCTTGACTCTCCCTTCCGTGTCGCAGGGGAAATCCTTGAGAGGCTTTCTCCTCTATGCCGGGTGATCGTGGTGGATTTCCACGCAGAGGCCACTTCTGAGAAAGCAGCGATGGGGTGGTTTCTCGATGGTAAGGTCACGGCCGTTATTGGTACCCACACCCATATTCAAACTTCGGACGAGAGGATACTTGCTAACGGGACAGCGTACATAACAGATGTGGGGATGACGGGGCCTCGGGATTCGATAATCGGGTTCAAGAAGGAGCTTGTGATCGAAAGATTCACGTCCCAGCTCCCTGTCAAATTCGAGGTGGCGCAGGGGCCGGTGGTCCTCGGGGGAGTCATCATCGATGCCTGTGACGAAACAGGCCAGGCGATCAATATAACCAGGATAAATCAGGTTCTGGATGATTAG
- a CDS encoding stage V sporulation protein S, whose amino-acid sequence MDVLKVSAKSNPNSVAGALAGVVRERGSAEIQAIGAGALNQAVKAVAIARGFVAPSGVDLVMIPAFTDVEIDGEERTAIKLIVQPR is encoded by the coding sequence ATGGATGTCCTAAAGGTATCAGCGAAGTCAAATCCAAATTCGGTAGCCGGTGCGCTTGCAGGTGTCGTTCGGGAAAGGGGTAGCGCGGAAATCCAGGCGATTGGAGCGGGTGCCCTCAATCAGGCCGTGAAAGCCGTGGCCATTGCCCGGGGATTTGTGGCGCCTAGCGGTGTTGATTTGGTCATGATACCTGCTTTCACAGACGTCGAGATCGATGGTGAGGAGAGGACCGCCATAAAGCTCATTGTCCAGCCGCGCTAG
- a CDS encoding regulatory protein RecX — MPQVSGEAEARSRSKCMSKALRLLTMRARTEEELKDRLLRLGFADSVVASVLARLKELGYLNDMQFARDWALERVELKGYGRALIRFELIKKGIKPSLVDEVLEEVFSTVDEFELARHVAAGRSKAYRGLDPETARRRLISCLARRGFEFPTIEKVTNEIFSSLLDTDSGNK; from the coding sequence TTGCCACAGGTCTCAGGGGAGGCAGAGGCGCGTTCCAGGTCCAAGTGTATGTCAAAGGCGCTTAGACTCCTTACCATGCGTGCTCGCACCGAAGAGGAGCTCAAAGATCGTCTTTTGAGGCTCGGTTTCGCCGATAGCGTTGTGGCATCGGTGCTGGCGCGACTCAAGGAGCTGGGCTACCTAAATGATATGCAATTTGCTCGTGACTGGGCCCTTGAAAGGGTGGAATTGAAAGGATATGGTAGGGCCCTCATTCGATTTGAGCTCATAAAAAAGGGGATCAAACCGTCTCTGGTTGATGAGGTTCTCGAAGAGGTGTTTTCCACGGTAGATGAGTTTGAACTCGCACGCCATGTAGCTGCTGGACGCTCCAAGGCATATCGAGGCCTGGATCCTGAAACCGCGAGAAGGCGTCTCATTTCCTGCCTAGCCCGGCGAGGTTTCGAATTTCCGACCATTGAGAAGGTCACAAATGAGATCTTTTCGAGTTTGCTTGACACTGATAGTGGAAACAAGTAA
- the recA gene encoding recombinase RecA, translating into MMEKQKALEMAISQIERQFGKGSIMRLGEANARLAVEVIPTGSLALDIALGVGGVPRGRVVEIYGPESSGKTTVALHIIAEAQKLGGIAAFIDAEHALDPVYARKLGVDVDNLLISQPDTGEQALEIAEALVRSGSVDVVVVDSVAALAPRAEIEGEMGDAHVGLQARLMSQALRKLTGAISKSKTSAVFINQLREKVGVMFGNPETTPGGRALKFYATIRLEIRRVEVLKQGGDTIGSRTKAKVVKNKIAPPFKEAEFDILYGEGISKEGDILDLGEAYNVVSRAGTWYSYGDVRLGQGRENARQFLKENIQIRDEIESRIRQSLGLPARPGSTAAAESGKDAETGDGKAE; encoded by the coding sequence TTGATGGAAAAACAGAAAGCTCTAGAAATGGCGATCTCTCAAATCGAGCGCCAGTTTGGCAAGGGTTCCATAATGCGTCTAGGGGAGGCCAACGCGAGACTGGCCGTGGAGGTGATCCCTACAGGGTCCCTTGCTCTGGACATCGCCCTTGGGGTCGGAGGGGTTCCCAGAGGAAGAGTCGTGGAGATTTACGGACCCGAATCCTCAGGTAAGACGACGGTGGCGCTTCATATAATAGCGGAGGCCCAGAAATTGGGCGGGATAGCGGCATTCATCGATGCTGAACATGCCCTCGATCCGGTATATGCTCGCAAACTTGGGGTTGATGTAGATAACCTTCTGATTTCGCAGCCGGACACAGGAGAGCAGGCCCTTGAAATCGCTGAGGCTTTGGTGAGGAGCGGTTCGGTTGATGTCGTGGTGGTGGATTCTGTGGCGGCACTGGCGCCCCGGGCTGAGATAGAGGGGGAGATGGGGGACGCACATGTAGGCCTGCAGGCAAGGCTCATGTCCCAGGCTTTGAGGAAGCTTACGGGCGCTATTTCCAAATCCAAGACATCGGCTGTATTCATAAACCAATTGCGTGAGAAGGTCGGGGTGATGTTCGGTAACCCCGAGACCACGCCCGGAGGCCGAGCGCTCAAATTCTATGCCACTATAAGGCTCGAAATACGGAGGGTCGAAGTCTTGAAGCAGGGTGGGGATACCATAGGGAGCCGGACCAAGGCCAAAGTTGTCAAGAATAAAATCGCGCCCCCATTCAAGGAAGCGGAATTCGATATACTTTATGGAGAAGGGATCTCCAAGGAAGGGGACATACTCGACCTTGGGGAAGCTTACAATGTCGTCTCGCGAGCCGGGACATGGTATTCATATGGTGATGTGAGGCTAGGGCAAGGTCGTGAGAATGCCAGGCAATTCCTTAAGGAAAACATACAGATCAGGGATGAGATCGAGAGCAGGATAAGGCAGAGCCTTGGCCTTCCCGCCCGTCCGGGATCGACCGCGGCTGCTGAAAGCGGCAAAGATGCGGAGACAGGTGACGGCAAGGCCGAATGA
- a CDS encoding GNAT family N-acetyltransferase has translation MISGAKVALRPLTEEDIKIVTAWNEDEEIKGLIGWDSKGHFTHDEWYRRMINGRNSKIFGVWTKDGQMIGDIGLAEISWRAGEAELIIRIANKDYWNQGYGRDAVSALVAFAFNELGLKRIYLRVYRDNIRAIKCYESCGFAKEGFVSRSFDSGTKTVYLMSIERRVSQRSGRPRRKGPIQAAVGQ, from the coding sequence TTGATTTCTGGAGCAAAGGTGGCGCTACGCCCCCTCACCGAGGAAGATATCAAGATAGTCACCGCGTGGAACGAGGACGAGGAGATAAAGGGTCTGATCGGTTGGGATTCGAAAGGGCATTTTACCCATGATGAATGGTATAGGCGAATGATCAATGGTCGGAATAGCAAGATTTTTGGTGTCTGGACGAAGGACGGCCAGATGATTGGGGATATCGGCCTAGCCGAGATCAGCTGGAGGGCTGGGGAGGCCGAGTTGATCATCAGGATCGCGAATAAGGATTACTGGAATCAAGGCTATGGTCGCGATGCTGTGTCTGCTCTGGTTGCATTTGCGTTTAATGAGCTTGGACTCAAGCGCATCTACCTTAGGGTCTATAGAGATAATATAAGAGCCATCAAATGTTACGAAAGCTGTGGTTTTGCAAAGGAAGGTTTTGTAAGCCGCAGTTTCGATTCTGGCACAAAGACCGTATATCTCATGTCGATAGAGAGGCGAGTATCCCAGAGATCAGGCCGTCCAAGGCGAAAAGGCCCCATCCAGGCTGCCGTGGGCCAATAA